gagagagatagagagctagaaacatcgatcagctgcctcctgcacaccccgcattggggatgtgcccgcaaccaaggtacatgcccttgaccggaatcgaacccgggacccttcagtccgcaggccgacgctctgtccactgagccaaacctggccagagcagaatatttttttttaaaaaaagaaaagctcagaTATTTGCTTTTATTCCCTGATTGTGGATTAAATTATATGCTCAGCTCAAACAGCCTTACCGTCTAGgtctttatttactttatttattattttcttaaaatatacttttatttatttcagagaggaagggagagggagagggagagagagaaatatccatgatgagagagaatcctggatcggctgcctcccgcacgccccacactggggatcgagcccacaacccgggcctgtgccctgaccgggaatcgaaccctgacctcctggttcctaggtggatgctcaacccctgagccacgccggccaggatCTCCTTTCTCCTCAGATAACACATTGGCAATTACAGTAACGCACATTCGTTTTTGCCGGTCTCCAGAATGCCAACCACGGcacacttttttatttctttttcccccctaaatcAGCTAATTGCCTATTTGTTCCCGAATAGGGCACGTCTTCTGAATCGTGTCCACCAGCCCCTGGATCGAATCAACCCTCCCCCGAGCCGGCGACGTCTGGCCTCGGGAAGACACGCCTTTTCGCAAACCCGTAAACCAGACGCGGCTCCCGGAGAACGCGGCGGCCCCGTCTGCCGAGGTTTGTGGGCCTATAAATACCCGCCCCTGCCCGGACGGCCCACAGACACACGGGCGACTCCGGGGCGTGACGGGGCTGTCGTTCCTCCGAGGGGGtcacattaaaataataaccaCAGGCATTTTCATCGACGAAGAAATACCACTTGGTTACATTCCACCCAGGAGCTACAGAAAACCCCTTAcggtatattttttttaaatacatatatatggaaaGTGCAGccctcactggtgtggctcagtggatagagcgtcggcccgcggactgaagggtcccgggttcgattccggttgagggcatgtaccttggtggcgggcacatccccagtagggggtgtgcaggaggcagttggctgatgtttctctctcatcgacgtttctaactctctccctctccctgcctctctgtaaaaatcgattaaaaaagaaaagaaagagaagtgggaggaaaggagaagccaCGGAAAGACCCAGAAGCAGATGAGGGAGATAAAGCGGCTCCGGTTCCGAGCGCGAGGTCTGCGCGGCTTCCTGGCGCGGTGTTGCTCCCAGCGTTTGCCGCCGGAGGGGAACGCGCCTCCCTCCCCGCACGGCGTGGGCTGTGGCTTCGTGTTTAGCGCCCAGGAGGGTGTTGCTTGTTTTCCCGGGCGAGTCAGGGCGGAAGCAGCAGGTGCCCAGGAGCAGGTGGAAACCTCCCAGCACCCACGTAGTATTTAAAGCCAcggtggcccggccggcgtggctcagtggttgagcatcggcctgtgaaccaggaggtcagggtttgattcccggtcagggcacaagcctgggttgtgggctccatccccaggagggggcgtgcaggaacggccgacccatgattctctctcctcatggatgtttctctctctctccctctcccttcttctctttaaaaaaaagaggggggtgggagaggctggggagaggtcagtggggggaaaaggagatttatgtaatactttacacaataaagaatttaaatttttttaaaaaagaaggaaaaaacatcaaaaaataaaataaaaagctgtgaTGTATGGGAGAACCCCATTTTCTAAACCAAACATCGGAACGTTTGGCCTGATGGAGCTGTAAGACCTTGCAGGGACTCGGTCACCAAATATTGGCGTGTCACACTGaaagtctgccccctggtggtcaccgACGTGGGGGGTGGCACAGATggtattgagaaagaagaatagaaCTCCTTCTGTGTGTCATGCTTAAGAAGAAAGAGGTCTAATATTTCttaatatacacggagtggccagattacgatgatctctgaacgcataataatctggccactccgtgtgtatatatatgtgtatagcatgaattcgtgcgtgggtggggtccggccagcctggccagggcgaggggacatgggcggttggctggcctgcctgctggtcgaactcctggtcgaggggacaatttgcatattagccttttattctataggatgtacactgcgtggccagattatgatgcgttcagagatcatagtaatctggctactcagtgtatatacatattatttattgatttcagagaggaagggagagggagagagggaaacatccatgatgagagagaatcatgggtcggctgcctcctgcacgccccacactggagatcgagcccacaacccgggcctgggccctgaccgggaatcgaaccgtgacctcctggttcacgtgtcgacgctcaaccactgagccacgccgggtcCATACATGATACAGAGATCCGGAAGCAGCTCACCGCTCGCAGGGAGAGAAACGGAAAAACCATGCCCGCTCCGAGGCCACCAGGGCTCTTACAGACAGACGTCAGAGAGCGGGTACGGAGAGCACAGGTCAGCGCTGGTGACGCTTGGCTTCTAAAAGCTACGCATTCGGGACCCAGCCGATTGGGTTCCCGCTCTACGCGGCGCACCCCACCCTTGGCAAAGGGGGTCCCCACACAGGcccaagaggagagagagagactgtgtgaCGTGGGCAGGGGAGGACGGCAGAGAGACAACCCATTCGGAGGGAAACTCGCAGTTTCTTTCAAGTTTTCATGACCCCGACGTGTTAGTGCCTCACCCCCTGTGGGCGGCGGGGACGGGAGGGGGGACACAGCGGCGATGAATAGGAGTCTAtaacccccctctccccaacttCCTCTGGCTGCCCCAAACGTCACGTGCCTGGCTAATGATCCCCGGGGCACGGCGCTGTCTGCGCGGGCCGGCCGGCGAGCTGGCTGAAGGCTTACACCTTCGCTCTTAATAAAAGCGGGGAGCGCGCTCCCCGAGTCAACTCCCCGCCTTTAAACACGATCGCTTTTACAGCCACTTCCAAGTCCCCCATCGAGAAGGctactagaaaatataaaaaataaatgtgtgtgtgtgtgtgtgtgtgtgtgtgtgtgtgtgtgtaaatacttTGATGTGCTGTGGGCCTTGCTTAATCAGACATTCTGGAGGGGAGGAGtggcaaggaaaaaaaatctccataaaAGGCTTTTAAAAGCCGTAAGTGGGTTTGATGGAGTCTGAGCTGCGTGTCTGGGGGCGCTGGAGGCCTGCCAGTGGTAATGGGGTCCAGCCGCCGGGCCGGGGACCAGGACCGAAAACGGGACCCAATAATGTCTTTTCCGGGGAAGTGACGGCCGAAGTCTGTCCGGCGGCTGTCACTGCCGTGAggaggggggtcggggggggatATATTTAAACATGTTTGTGGGAAAGCGCATAGTCATGCCCACGTTCCAAAGAATCGAATTGAAAAAGAttggttttttaaatatcattttttgtttgtttttttatatttttttattaacttcagagaaaaggggagagggagagagaagcatctgtgatgagagagaatcacggatcggctgcctcctgcacgccccgcactggggatggagcccgcaacccgggcatgtgcccttgaccggaattgaacctgggacgcttcagtccgcaggccgacgctctatccactgagccacaccagccagggcaaatacatatattttttttatttgagagaggaagggaggagagagagagaatcatggatcggctgcctcctgcacgccccctactggggatctagcctgcaacccgggcctgtgccctgaccgggaatcgaaccgtgacctcctggttcataggtggacgctcagcccctgagctgcGCGGGCCGGGCTAATAGAGTTTTTTAGTGACGTTTGCATTCTAGAGAAAAATCATCAAAAAAATAACccagccctagcgggtttggctcagtggatagagcgtcggcctgcggactgaagggtcccgggttcaattcccggtcagggcacaggcctgggttgtgggctcatccccagtgggggcgtgcaggaggcagctgatccatgagtctctctcatcatggatgtttctatctctccctccctctccctccttctctgacctcaataaaatatattttttaaaaataaaataacccagaCCCCCCCCCCTCGTATGTCTAAAAACCAAGCTTGAAACTCCGCGTGTCTGACAAAGCGATGTCACGTTGGCTTCCAGGAAAGGCAAAGCGCATCCGGCAGGCGAAGGAGGAGGCCATGGTGGAGGCGGACCAGTACCGGATGCAGAGGGACAAGGCGTTCCGCGTGAAGGAGGCCAAGGTAAGCACGCGTGGACCCTACGACGTCCGTACCCGTCAGCGGGGATGCCGACGGCACCCGGGGGGAGCAGACTCGGGCCGGCCGAGGCCGAGTGTTAGACCAGATCTCACCCGCGCGTGGCCTTGTGCCTCTTCCACGTCAAGGCCTTTCGGTTGGTCCTCTAAAGTGCCCATCACCCGTGGTTAGCTCCTaccccaggggtcggcaaactcatcagtccgcagagccaaatatcaataggacAACaactgacatttctttggagagccacgtttTTCAAACTTCAACTATATAGGGAGGTGCATCGTGATGAACTTCATTAGGggactcctaagctggccttggctaaacactcaaggggccaaagagccgcatgtggctcgcgagccgcggtttgccgaccactgtcagtACATAGTAAGCATTATCCTCTCAAATACACACATGGAAGGGACTGTTTCAAGGATGATTTGCAACGACACATTCCTGACCAACACGTTTTCCTAAGAGAAACGCTGCAgaaaacgtgtttttttttttaaactacacacGTTGCCAGGTAGAATCAATAACAACTGCTCTGCCGTGCTGCCGAACGGCCTTGTGGGCCCAATCGTCCATTGGCAAACTCGAGATTGACGGGTGCCCAAGGTCCGTAGGGTTGCCAACGGCCGGAAAGTCTTCTGAtgcttccttctgtctttctacctctgtcttcctctcccttcctctctgaaatccataaaagataaaaatcaagccctcactggtgtggctcagtggatagagcgtcggcctgcggactgaagggtcccgggttcgattccggtcaagggcatggaccttggttgcgggcacatccccagtagggggtgtgcaggaggcagctgatcgatgtttctctctcatcgatgtttctgactctctctccctctcccttcctgtctgtaaaaaaaatcaatagaatatattaaaaaataaaaataaaatgcagtgaCACCCCTTGTTGATAAACATGGGGTGATGATGCTGAACCCACATTTGCTTTTCACTGGGCCGAGGTCAACTCTGGAAGCAGCCGCGACCTGCCGGGGATCCCTTCCCTCTGGTGGCCCTGGGGATCCCATCCATCCTCGGAGAAAATCCTGGCACATGACCCCGGACGTGCACGCATCACGGGGGGCGTCGCGGGGAAACGGGGCCAGAGCAGATTTCCCCTGGGCCCCGCGCAGGGCGGACGCCGCGTGCGGGGCCGTGACCCTGTCCCGTGTCCGCAGGCCATGGGCTCGCAGAGCAACCTGGCGGAGGAGATGGAGGCGCAGGCGCTGGAGAGGATCGCGGAGCTGACGGGGAGCTACCGCCGCGGCGCGGAGGGCGTGCTGGCGCGGGTCCTGGGCATGGTCTGCGACGTGAAGCCACAGGTGCACCTGAACTTCAGAGCCTCCGACTGACGCCGGGGCGCGGGGTCCCACACAGCCGTCTGGCGGGTCACCTGCCTGCTCGTGGCTTCCCgttttgtgggtttttaataAAGATGTTTTACTgatctttacagagaggaaggagagggagagagagagagaaacatccatgatgagagggaatcatggatcggccgcctcctgcacgtcccacactggggatggagcccacaacctgggcgtgtgccccgacctggaatcaaaccctgacctcctggttcctaggtcgatgctcaaccactgagccacactggctgagcaaaGCTtacacttttaaatatgtttttattggtttcagagaggaagggagagggagagatagaaacatcaatgatgagagagaatcatatgggctgcctcctgaacgccccacactggggatggagcccgcaaccctggcctgtgcccttggccagaaacgaacctgggacccttccgtccgcaggccgacgctctatccgctgagccacaccagctagggccaaagctTACACTTTTAAAATGATCAGCGCTGAGACGTTCAGCTAGTCACATCACACAGTTTTATCTGCAAGGCCATATTAAAACGTGTCCCCCTTtcctgcaaatatttatttgtaaaagaagcacatcactttaaaaaaaaaaaaaaaaaaagatgaggtacCTTTGGAGGGCGTGGGGTTCCCTGCGTCCTCAGATCAAGTCAACCCCGCCGGGACGCGGGCCCCAGAAGGCACATGTACCGGGACGGCGATGGGACCCGAGCCTGCCTGGGTCCGCCTCCCGGAACCGCCGGCGACCGTGACCGTGAGCGTGTTACTAACGCCTGCGTCCCACCTCCCTCGTTCACACGGAAGAGTGACTCGGTTACACGGGGACGCGCTGCACAGTAACAGACGGCGAGATACCCATCACACGCTCAGAAGGTTGCCCGGCCCCTCGTGAGCGATCGATGAGAGTTTATAAGGATGgcggtggccctggccggtgtggctcagtggagagagcgccGGCCTGAggaccagagggtcccgggttcgattccggtccggggcacgtacctcggtggcaggctcctccccggcctggggccctggtcggggcgcgtgcgggaggcaacccgtcCATGCGTGTCTcccccatcgatgtttctctccgtctctccctctctctccccctctccctaaaCACCAATGGGATATCAGGTCCTCGGGGGAGGATGAACCCGTAAATAAATGACGATAATAATAAAGAACAGTGGCAGTTACTGTTCCTATAGCTGAAAAGGAACGAAGctaaatgatgtgtctctctcacatccgtgtttctctctgggtgtccctctctctctctctctctctctaaaaatcagtggaagaaaataccctctggtgaggattaactaataagaaaaatttaaaataagtaaataacaaaGTTGGGATGCCCACCCTCTCTCTCGGGCCCTGCCGTCTCGTTGTCATTTGTGGGTTCATTGCACGCTAATCCTCAGAAAAGCAGAGGGACCTGTGTGTTCCCTTTCCCACGCTGAACCTGAAGGGGCGATGGCTCGGGCCAGGCAGTGTGCAAAGAATACGCCGCTCCCCGATACCCGGGAACCAAAGCCCCAGCCCAGGAAATGCTGGCCAGAGGCAGCCCAGCCGCCCTGTTCAAGCTTAGGGCTCCTCCCCCGACGGGCGCCGGTCATTCCGTCTCCGAACACTAGGTGGCGCTGCGCACTCGCTTAACTTGGAACCCACCCAGCCCGGCccagcatttgaaaaaaaaagagaagaaaacagagaagatGCGCGAATTGTCCTTCCAGGATTTGCTGGGCCAACACAGATCCTTAAGGAAAGGCGTGTGACTGATGTCGCCGTTGTTCCGTTAAGTTTTGGGATTgggagggggtaggggggggaCGCATCCTTGAGTTGGGATTGCGGAGGGAAATTGGGATGAGCCTCTGTCGTGGTGCAAACACAAACCATCCCATTAGCACTGGAAGGCTGCTGTTCGGAGAGAGAAGAAGTCGGACACCCTGGCTGGCGGGCTGGCCTGGTTTTAGACGGACGAGGATCTCCTTGGCTACCTGACGGCCCGGggagcgtgtgcgtgtgtgtgtgtgtgtgtgcgtgtgtgtgagtgcgtgcgtgtgtgtgtgcgtgtgcgtgtgcgtgtgtgtgcgtgcgtgtgtgtgtgtgagtgcgtgtgtgtgtgagtacgtgtgtgtgtgtgagtgcgtgcgtgtgtgtgagtgcgtgcgtgtgtgtgtgcgtgtgcgtgtgcgtgtgcgtgtgcgtgtgagtgcgtgcgtgtgtgcgtgtgcgtgtgtgtgtgagtgcgtgcgtgtgtgtgtgcgtgtgcgtgtgtgtgtgtgtgtgtgcgtgtgtgtgagtgcgtgcgtgtgtgtgtgcgtgtgcgtgtgcgtgtgcgtgtgcgtgtgcgtgtgcgtgcgtgcgtgtgtgcgtgtgcgtgtgtgtgagtgcgtgcgcgtgtgtgtgcgtgtgcgtgtgtgtgtgtgtgtgcgtgtgtgtatgtgtgtctgtctcGGCTGCAGGTTTTATGTGACAAAGGCGACGTCTGAGCTGGCTGGCGGCTCTGTCGTCCGGCTGGTGAGTCAGCGCGCAGGGCAGGTGCTAATGAGGCCAAGGTCGCCCCGATTCCACTCCTGCCCGGAAGGAAGGTGCGTTCCGCTCACAGAGCCCAGCGCGCTCCCGGGCTCGGCGGCGACCTTGACTttggccagcccctcccacacgCCAACGCCGGGTCTTCAAAGACTCCCGCGCCCGGGGACGGCCCGCGGTCAGAATGAACGCATCGTGACGAGGGGATGCGAACCGCGCCGACGGGTCTCCTGCGAACGGCGGTGGACACGGTCGGTCGCTCTCCGGGAAAGAGCGTTTGTGGCGCCAGCGCGGCCGGCCGGCCCAGCCCCGTTCCTGTCCACTCGGTCGGGTATATTGTTCATCTAtcgcaggggtcggcaaactcatccgtccacagagccaactatcaacagcaccacgatggacatttctttggagagccacattttttaaatgtaaacttctttttttttttttttttttttttttttttttttaaattttttttttaatttctttattgattaaggtgtcacatatttgtcctcatccccccattcccatcccacccctctccccacgcatgccccaatcccctgttgaacttaaccgttggataggcttatatgcatgcatacaggtcctttggttgaactctccccctcccccaccctccccctaccctcttctatccttcctctgaggcccgatagtccgatcgatgcctccttgcttctggttctgttcttgttcctcagtctatgttgttcatcatttcctctagatgaacgagatcatatgtcactagatatatactaatacgaactgaatgtgagacgagcaataatatttatgctgacaggcaaatgaatcaatctgtagcgagcttccccctggaccaacagttcttttgagacccaatttcgatgtccagt
This sequence is a window from Eptesicus fuscus isolate TK198812 chromosome 24, DD_ASM_mEF_20220401, whole genome shotgun sequence. Protein-coding genes within it:
- the ATP6V1G3 gene encoding V-type proton ATPase subunit G 3 produces the protein MASQSQGIHQLLQAEKRAKDKLEEAKKRKAKRIRQAKEEAMVEADQYRMQRDKAFRVKEAKAMGSQSNLAEEMEAQALERIAELTGSYRRGAEGVLARVLGMVCDVKPQVHLNFRASD